Proteins encoded by one window of Archaeoglobus veneficus SNP6:
- a CDS encoding IS630 family transposase has translation MGRKRVYEVVKHLPAEELDRRIKRLEKDTRVLKRLYFIRYLYKGMNVEEAAELVGITKATGYAWLKRWNSKGYEGLIPEFGGGRPAKLTKEQKEKLREMLKEGDSWTTKEVQELIEAEFGVKYSSWQVRRILRSFGMKYAKPYQKDYRKPDNAEDTLKNLDEAEIDQDILGFIDEMAVEANANTARLWSFGKPVKRVATYVKAKVSGFYSLNGESVIEFPERNRTEEFIAFLKKIREANPGKRIVIVLDNFRTHHAKKVREEAEKLDIALVYLPPYSPDLNPIENVWKSVKRFVSEVSPLNIEELKETISKAFRKLTESISFATAWIEKFLGDKFKMFCT, from the coding sequence ATGGGTAGAAAACGCGTCTACGAAGTAGTGAAGCATCTGCCAGCAGAAGAACTCGATAGAAGAATCAAAAGGCTTGAAAAAGACACGAGAGTTCTTAAGAGACTTTACTTCATAAGATACCTCTATAAAGGAATGAACGTTGAAGAAGCCGCCGAACTCGTAGGAATTACCAAAGCAACAGGCTACGCATGGCTAAAAAGGTGGAACTCAAAAGGCTACGAAGGCTTAATTCCGGAATTTGGAGGGGGAAGGCCAGCAAAACTCACGAAGGAGCAGAAAGAGAAACTCAGAGAGATGCTAAAAGAAGGGGATTCGTGGACGACGAAAGAAGTTCAGGAGCTAATTGAAGCTGAGTTTGGAGTTAAGTATTCTTCGTGGCAGGTCAGGAGAATTCTCAGATCTTTTGGCATGAAATACGCTAAACCTTATCAGAAGGATTACAGAAAGCCCGATAACGCTGAGGACACTTTAAAAAACCTGGATGAAGCTGAGATTGATCAAGACATCCTAGGATTCATTGATGAGATGGCAGTCGAAGCGAATGCAAATACTGCAAGGCTGTGGAGTTTCGGAAAGCCGGTTAAAAGAGTTGCCACGTACGTCAAAGCTAAGGTTTCAGGATTCTATAGCTTGAACGGAGAGAGCGTAATAGAGTTTCCAGAAAGAAACAGGACTGAAGAATTCATAGCATTTCTAAAAAAGATTAGAGAAGCAAATCCTGGGAAAAGAATCGTGATCGTTCTCGATAATTTCAGGACGCATCATGCAAAGAAAGTGAGAGAGGAAGCTGAAAAGCTTGATATTGCACTGGTTTATCTCCCTCCCTACTCTCCCGACTTGAATCCGATTGAGAACGTTTGGAAGAGCGTTAAAAGGTTTGTTTCTGAAGTATCTCCGCTGAATATAGAGGAGCTGAAGGAAACGATTTCCAAGGCTTTCAGAAAGTTAACTGAATCAATCTCCTTTGCAACGGCTTGGATTGAGAAGTTCTTGGGAGATAAGTTTAAGATGTTTTGCACCTAA
- a CDS encoding S8 family peptidase, which yields MRKMSIGCLLVILVFLAPLAAAKTTEDTSRVIVVFKDGMKAEDVDFIKKCGGKVKRHLKLVNGGVVEIPAKAIEKLKKNPRIKYVEPDLRIHAFQEIVPWGVDRIDADVVWTFGNKGMGVNVCVIDTGIDYTHPDLDDNYKGGYDFVNDDDDPLDDNGHGTHCAGIIAAENNTEGVIGVAPEVMVLSKTIYTKNNNQNHG from the coding sequence ATGAGGAAAATGTCAATTGGCTGTCTGCTGGTTATTCTCGTCTTCTTGGCACCACTAGCTGCAGCCAAGACAACGGAAGACACGAGCAGAGTAATTGTCGTTTTTAAAGACGGGATGAAGGCGGAGGATGTCGATTTTATCAAGAAATGCGGAGGCAAGGTAAAGAGACATCTGAAGCTGGTAAACGGAGGAGTAGTAGAGATTCCGGCAAAGGCAATCGAGAAGCTGAAAAAGAATCCACGAATTAAGTATGTGGAGCCAGATCTAAGAATTCACGCTTTTCAGGAGATTGTTCCCTGGGGTGTTGATAGAATCGATGCCGATGTTGTCTGGACGTTCGGAAATAAGGGCATGGGGGTTAACGTCTGTGTCATAGATACTGGCATTGACTACACACATCCCGATTTGGATGATAATTATAAAGGAGGTTACGACTTCGTTAACGATGATGACGATCCTCTTGACGACAATGGCCATGGAACACACTGTGCTGGCATAATTGCTGCGGAGAACAACACCGAGGGCGTGATTGGCGTAGCTCCTGAAGTTATGGTCTTGAGCAAAACTATTTATACTAAAAATAACAACCAAAACCATGGGTAG